The DNA window GATCCTTGGCTCGATCGGCGTGGTCGGCGGCACCTTCGGATTTCAGGAGCTGATCAAAAGGATCGGTGTCGAACGGCGGCTGTATACGGCGGGCGCGCACAAGGCGATGCTCGATCCGTTCCTGCCCGAAAACCCTGATGACGTCGCGCGCGTCAAGGCGCTCCAGCGCGAGATCCACGCCATCTTCATCGCGCTGGTGAAGCAAAGCCGGGGCGCGCGGTTGAAGGGCGCCGACGATGTGCTGTTCACCGGCGAATATTGGGCCGGAGAAACGTCGGTGTCGCTGGGCCTCGCCGATGCCATCGCCGATCTGCGCTCGACGCTGCGCGCGCGCTACGGCGACAAGGTGCTGACCCCGGTGATCGCGCCGGCGACGGGATTGTTGTCGGGCCTGCTCGGCCGCAAATCGGCCGGTGCGGGAACCCTGACCTCGCTGGACGGCCTGGCGGGTCTGCCCGATGAGGTAATTTCGGCGCTGGAGACCCGGGCAATTTGGGCGAAATTCGGGTTTTAGGGGCGGCGGTTATGCCATTTGGTTGAGTTGCGGGTTGGGTCGGCTTGCGCAACAATATGTAACGGGGCGTGACGCATAAACGACAAGGATCGACCGATGCCGCCGCTGATCGCATTCGCGGGCGCCCTGGGTGGACTGGCCGTGGTCCGCTGGGCCTACCGGACAGCCGTGAGGGTCAACAGGGAATTGGAAGAGGCTCGCCTTGCGCGGGTCGCCGAAGCCGCCAGATCGAACGAAATTCCGACGCTTCGGCGGGACCCCAGCACCGGCGCCTATCGTCCGGGCTGATTGCTGATCCATCCCTGCGTAACGGCTTCGCCGTTATCGCTGGTGCGGGCGCAAGCTTGCGTCTCGAAGGATGGTCACGGGCCGCCATGGTTCGAGACGCGCCAACGGGTCCGCGCGAAGCGCGGCCCGATGATAAACTCCGACGTGCTGCTCACCATCGGGAAAAGTTAGCCTCCAAAAACACTTGCGCCGGTCTCGGGGTGAGGCACCACCCATGAGACCGGCGAGCAAGCTTGGAGGTGGTTCTTCTTATCGGACGCCCCCGGTTTTTGTTTTTCACAATCCAATCGAGCAGGATCACGAACTCCGGAGCACCATCTTCGGAAGGCCAGTCGTCTCAGTCTCCCGAATCGGTCTCCGCGGTTCCACCGGGATAGCGTCCAGTTGCTAACGATCGGCGTCGTAGCGGCGCAAACATTGCCGCCGTGGTTAGCGGAGTGTTACGTTCGGGAGTGCAATTGGGGCCTCCGCCGGCATTTTGACGGCAAATCCGCCCGGCCATCGCCTTGATTCCCCGTCTCCCCGCCGATACGGTCCCGCGCGCTTGCCGCGCCTCCAGCGAAATCAGACGAAATCAGAATCGAACGATGGACTCCCTGCCTCCGCACATGCGCCCGGAACGCTCGTTCCAGGGATTGATCCTGACGCTGCAGCGTTTTTGGGCGGACTACGGCTGCGTGATCCTGCAGCCCTACGACATGGAAGTGGGGGCGGGCACCTTTCACCCGGCGACCACGCTGCGCGCGCTCGGCCCGAAACGCTGGAACGCGGCCTATGTGCAGCCCTCGCGGCGGCCGAAGGACGGCCGCTACGGTGAAAATCCCAACCGGCTGCAGCACTATTACCAGTTCCAGGTGATCCTGAAGCCGTCGCCGCCGGACATTCAGGACCTTTATCTGAAGTCGCTCGCCGCCATCGGCGTCGATAGCGCGCTGCACGACATCCGCTTTGTCGAGGACGACTGGGAAAGCCCGACGCTCGGCGCCTGGGGACTGGGCTGGGAATGCTGGTGCGACGGCATGGAAGTGTCGCAATTCACTTACTTCCAGCAGGTCGCGGGCGTCGAATGCGCGCCGGTGGCCGGCGAACTCACCTACGGGCTGGAGCGGCTGGCGATGTATGTGCAGGGCGTCGACCGCGTCTACGATCTTAATTTCAATGGCCGCGAAGGCGCCGAGAAGGTCACCTATGGCGACGTGTTCCTGCAGGCCGAGCAGGAATATTCGCGGCACAATTTCGAATATTCCGACGCCGACATGCTGTTCAAGCAATTCGCCATGGCCGAGGAAGCCTGCAAAAAATATCTCGAGGCCGGCTGGAAAGACGGCAAGCGCGAGGCGCATCTGATGGCGCTGCCAGCCTACGACCAGTGCATCAAGGCCAGCCACGCCTTCAACCTGCTCGACGCCCGCGGCGTGATCTCGGTGACCGAGCGGCAAAGTTACATCATGCGCGTGCGCGAACTGGCCAAGGCCTGCGGCGAGGCCTGGATGCATACCGAAGCGGGCGGGGCGGGTTCTTTACCCTCCCCTTGAGGGGGAGGGTCGCTCGCCCATGCTTGGGCGAGCGGGGTGGGGTGAAAGGCGGTCTGCGATGTCGCACGAATCCGCTAGATTAAGAAAGTTTGATTTTGGATTTGAAAATTGCAGCGAGCGCCAACCTGCTCCCCTCCCCCCGCGCGCGAAGCGCGTGGCGGGGTCGAGACGAGCGAAGCTCGCTCTTAGGGGTCGGGGGTGGGGGGTGGATGACACGGGGAACGCGGCGTGCTGTCGACCACCGCGTGCCCCGCGCACGCGCTTTGCGTCGAGACGCGACCGAAGCCGAAAAAAAACTCTGGCAACATCTTCGCCTGCCGCCGTTCAAGGAGCACCACTTCCGACGTCAAGCGACGATCGGTCCTTACTTCGCCGATTTCGCCAGCCACCAGCTAAAGCTTGTCATCGAACTCGACGGCGGACAGCACTCTGACAATACGTCGGACGAGACACGCACCCGGTATCTCGAAGCAAACGGCTATCGCGTGCTGCGGTTCTGGAATAACGAGGTCTTCGAGAACATGCCCAGCGTTCTCTCGGCGATCGGTACAGCAGTGAATGCTGATAGACCCCCCACCCCCGACCCCTCCCCGCCGCAAGCGGGGGGAGGGGAGTAGAGCCAATGCCCGATCTTCTCCTCGAACTATTCTCAGAAGAAATTCCCGCGCGGATGCAGGCGAAGGCGGCGGAGGATCTGCGCCGCATGGTGACGGATAAACTGGTCGCCGAGGGCCTGGTCTATGAAGGCGCCAAGGCGTTCGTGACGCCGCGGCGGCTGACGCTGACGGTGCACGGCATTCCCGTGCGTCAGTCGGACCTGAAGGAAGAGCGCAAGGGCCCGCGGGTCGGCGGCCCGGAAGCCGCGATCGCGGGCTTTCTCAAGGCCACCGGCCTTGCGTCGCTCGACGAGGCAAAGATCCAGCGCGATCCGAAGAAGGGAGATTTCTACGTCGCGCTGATCGAAAAGCCCGGCCGCGCCACGTCGGACGTGCTCGCCGACATGCTGCCGGTGATTATCCGCACCTTCCCTTGGCCGAAATCGATGCGCTGGGGCGAACGTTCGGCGCGGCCGGGCGCGCTGCAATGGGTGCGGCCGCTGCATGCCATCGTCGCCACCTTCGGTCTGGAGACCGAGGAGCCCGACGTCGTGAAATTCGCCGTCGACGGCATCGAAGCCGGCCAGACCACGTTCGGCCACCGCTTCATGGCGCCGGCGCCGATCGCCGTGCGCCGGTTCGAGGATTACGAAGCGAAACTGCTGGAAGCGAAGGTCGTGCTCGATCCCGAGCGCCGCAAGGACACCATCGCCACCGACGCAAGGACTCTGGCGCAGGCGCAGAATTTCGAACTGGTCGAAGACCAGGGCCTGCTCGACGAAGTCTCGGGACTGGTCGAATGGCCGGTCGTGCTGATGGGATCGTTCGACGAGGAATTTTTGTCAATTCCGGGCGAGGTGATCCGCGCCACCATTCGCAACAACCAAAAATGTTTTGTGGTGCGGCAGCCTGCTTCACCTCTCCCCGCCGGGAAGAGGTCGAAGGCGCGCGCCAGCGCGACGGCGGGTGAGGGGGCTGGAAACTCTCATGCGATCGACCCCCCTCACCCGGCACTGCGTGCCGACCTCTCCCCAACGGGGAGAGGTGAAGCAGGCAGCGGGGGGAGGGGGGAAGTCCTCACCAACAAGTTCATCCTCACCGCCAACATCGAGGCGTCCGACGGCGGCAAGGCCATCATCGCCGGCAACGAGCGCGTGATCCGCGCACGCCTGAGCGACGCGAAGTTTTTCTACGAGACCGATCTCAAGACAAAACTCGAAGATCGCTTGCCGAAATTCGAGAACATCGTGTTTCATGAAAAGCTGGGGACGCAAGCCGAACGCATCGCGCGAATCAAACGGCTGGCCGCCGAAATCGCGCCGCTGGTCGGCGCCGATGTCGAAAAGGCAAAACGCGCCGCGCATCTGGCGAAGGCGGATCTGCTGACCGAAGTGGTCGGCGAATTCCCGGAGCTGCAGGGCCTGATGGGAAAATACTACGCGCTGGCGCAGGGCGAGGACGCTTCCGTCGCCGCCGCGAGCGAGGAGCACTACAAGCCGCAGGGACCGAACGATCGCGTGCCGACCGATCCGGTGTCAGTTGCTGTGGCGCTGGCGGATAAGATCGACACGCTGGTTGGGTTTTGGGC is part of the Bradyrhizobium erythrophlei genome and encodes:
- a CDS encoding S49 family peptidase, with product MTEQMDIRGRWPGLFDRLMGFLPARLRRGTAVVPVVRLSGVIGAVTPLRPGMSLAGIARTLERAFATRNAKAIALVINSPGGSPVQSRQIYLRIRQLAAEKKLPVLVFVEDVAASGGYMIACAGDEIFCDPSSILGSIGVVGGTFGFQELIKRIGVERRLYTAGAHKAMLDPFLPENPDDVARVKALQREIHAIFIALVKQSRGARLKGADDVLFTGEYWAGETSVSLGLADAIADLRSTLRARYGDKVLTPVIAPATGLLSGLLGRKSAGAGTLTSLDGLAGLPDEVISALETRAIWAKFGF
- a CDS encoding glycine--tRNA ligase subunit alpha, which codes for MDSLPPHMRPERSFQGLILTLQRFWADYGCVILQPYDMEVGAGTFHPATTLRALGPKRWNAAYVQPSRRPKDGRYGENPNRLQHYYQFQVILKPSPPDIQDLYLKSLAAIGVDSALHDIRFVEDDWESPTLGAWGLGWECWCDGMEVSQFTYFQQVAGVECAPVAGELTYGLERLAMYVQGVDRVYDLNFNGREGAEKVTYGDVFLQAEQEYSRHNFEYSDADMLFKQFAMAEEACKKYLEAGWKDGKREAHLMALPAYDQCIKASHAFNLLDARGVISVTERQSYIMRVRELAKACGEAWMHTEAGGAGSLPSP
- a CDS encoding endonuclease domain-containing protein; this encodes MTRGTRRAVDHRVPRARALRRDATEAEKKLWQHLRLPPFKEHHFRRQATIGPYFADFASHQLKLVIELDGGQHSDNTSDETRTRYLEANGYRVLRFWNNEVFENMPSVLSAIGTAVNADRPPTPDPSPPQAGGGE
- the glyS gene encoding glycine--tRNA ligase subunit beta, with the protein product MPDLLLELFSEEIPARMQAKAAEDLRRMVTDKLVAEGLVYEGAKAFVTPRRLTLTVHGIPVRQSDLKEERKGPRVGGPEAAIAGFLKATGLASLDEAKIQRDPKKGDFYVALIEKPGRATSDVLADMLPVIIRTFPWPKSMRWGERSARPGALQWVRPLHAIVATFGLETEEPDVVKFAVDGIEAGQTTFGHRFMAPAPIAVRRFEDYEAKLLEAKVVLDPERRKDTIATDARTLAQAQNFELVEDQGLLDEVSGLVEWPVVLMGSFDEEFLSIPGEVIRATIRNNQKCFVVRQPASPLPAGKRSKARASATAGEGAGNSHAIDPPHPALRADLSPTGRGEAGSGGRGEVLTNKFILTANIEASDGGKAIIAGNERVIRARLSDAKFFYETDLKTKLEDRLPKFENIVFHEKLGTQAERIARIKRLAAEIAPLVGADVEKAKRAAHLAKADLLTEVVGEFPELQGLMGKYYALAQGEDASVAAASEEHYKPQGPNDRVPTDPVSVAVALADKIDTLVGFWAIDEKPTGSKDPYALRRAALGAIRLIVENGLRLSMLKTAELAISGLLDTGTKYPVVDSGKIPGELLTFFADRLKVQLREQGSRHDLVDAVFALEGQDDLLMVVRRVEALGKFLDTDDGKNLLAGTKRAANILRIEEKKDGKAYDGAPNAALYSLDEEKALAKAIDQVKAEASAAVAKEDFAGAMTALAKLRPAVDAFFDKVKVNDDDASVRENRLKLLNEIRAATRAVADFSRIQD